A window of the Miscanthus floridulus cultivar M001 chromosome 14, ASM1932011v1, whole genome shotgun sequence genome harbors these coding sequences:
- the LOC136503047 gene encoding uncharacterized protein has product MTDIHNGMKADNHNGTKALISIYGAKAHTTTYGTKEDNETGDGGGLGAGVGAGRPVRGSGKAGAGGRRRAGRGGGKAGAGGGKSSAGGRRRASRGDRAPLARPRRGGKAGRVPRAALGRWGGVGGAALGRRWSGVEVEQRGGGAAGRGASSGGGA; this is encoded by the exons ATGaccgacattcacaacggcatgaaggccgacaaccacaatggcacgaaggccctcatatcaattTACGGCgcgaaggcccacacaaccacatacggcacgaaggaagacaacgaga CCGGCGACGGGGGCGGCCTAGGGGCTGGTGTCGGGGCGGGGAGGCCGGTGCGGGGGAGTGGGAAGGCCGGCGCGGGGGGCCGccggagggccggccggggcggCGGGAAGGCCGGTGCGGGGGGCGGGAAGTCCAGCGCGGGGGGCCGCCGGAGGGCCAGCCGGGGCGACCGAGCTCCCCTTGCTCGACCGAGACGGGGAGGGAAGGCAGGGCGCGTCCCCAGGGCGGCTCTGGGGCGGTGGGGAGGCGTCGGCGGGGCGGCGCTGGGGCGGCGCTGGAGCGGCGTGGAGGTCGAGCAGCGTGGTGGTGGGGCGGCGGGGCGCGgggcgagcagcggcggcggcgcgtag